A genomic region of Danio aesculapii chromosome 21, fDanAes4.1, whole genome shotgun sequence contains the following coding sequences:
- the LOC130214741 gene encoding urokinase plasminogen activator surface receptor-like, with product MYLCFITKGRSLSCYQCTGVTGSCAGQTATTCQSGLSMCESLTVVTKIVGITSKVKAKDCAAGCSSGSMNFGIIKMSSDCCNSDLCNVQDAPDPSAGTPNGNTCYTCNGKSCSKVLRCTGTEDHCISATGSFAGQTAVVKGCVSKSICDAASVSSVKGISCCSGNLCNGAKSVTQSFLILCFPLIAFIIML from the exons ATGTATCTCTGTTTTATCACTAAAGGACGCTCTCTCAGCTGTTATCAGTGCACAGGAGTGACTGGATCTTGTGCAGGTCAGACAGCAACAACATGTCAGAGTGGATTGTCCATGTGTGAGAGTCTAACAGTGGTAACAAAAATTG TTGGCATTACTTCTAAAGTGAAGGCTAAAGATTGTGCTGCTGGTTGCTCAAGTGGGTCCATGAACTTCGGCATTATAAAGATGTCTTCAGACTGCTGTAACAGTGACCTGTGTAACGTCCAGGATGCTCCAG ATCCCAGCGCTGGCACTCCCAATGGAAACACATGTTACACTTGTAATGGGAAGAGCTGCTCAAAGGTTCTGAGATGTACAGGGACTGAAGATCACTGCATTTCAGCAACAG GAAGTTTCGCAGGCCAGACAGCAGTCGTAAAAGGCTGTGTCTCCAAATCCATTTGTGATGCTGCGTCAGTCAGTAGTGTTAAGGGCATCTCTTGTTGTTCAGGGAATCTGTGTAATGGAGCTAAAAGTGTCACTCAGAGCTTCCTGATCCTCTGTTTTCCTCTGATCGCCTTTATCATCATGCTCTGA